Proteins encoded in a region of the Raphanus sativus cultivar WK10039 chromosome 8, ASM80110v3, whole genome shotgun sequence genome:
- the LOC108821201 gene encoding phospholipase D delta-like has protein sequence MANEKQSGLVYLHGDLELQIIEARYLPNMDLHFERIRRVFNTLNLFDKRYSSPKSSHRRPRNNIITSDPYVTVCLAGATVARTRVILNSQNPIWSEHFKIPLAHPVSQIEFYVKDNDVFGADLIGIATVSAAKIKLGETINGWFPIIGSPKPDSAVRLEMRFLPFEKNPLYTHGITSTGVANCYFPVRTGGHVTLYQDAHVHNNMPEIELEDGVLYQHERCWEDICHSILEAHHIVYVIGWSIFHKVKLVREHSPRLPNGGDLSLGDLLKYKSQEGVRVLLLVWDDRTSHSKFFINTTGVMQTHDEETRKFFRRSSVSCVLSPRYASSKLSIFKQQVVGTVFSHHQKCVIVDTQASGNNRKIAAFIGGLDLCEGRYDTPEHRLFKDLDTVFQGDYHNPTFSGGTKAPRQPWHDLHCKIEGPAAYDILINFEQRWKKATKWSEIGKKFKKVTRWHDDSLIKLERISWILGPSAAVSTNDTLRVSKDDDKQNWHVQVFRSIDSGSLKGFPKDVHKAHEQNLVCAKNLVIEKSIQTAYIQAIRSSQHFIYIENQYFIGSSFVWPNYKEAGADNLIPIELALKIASKIRARERFAVYIVIPMWPEGDPSSAPVQEILYWQGQTMQMMYEIIAREIKHMNLENVNPQDYLNFYCLGNREELPSDKNCVSSSEEMVPASQKWRRFMIYVHAKGMVVDDEYVLLGSANINQRSMAGSRDTEIAMGAYQNHQTWSHRNKQPRGQVYGYRMSLWAEHMGKIDDIFKEPESLECVKRVNMISEDNWKKYTENSFVPLRGHLLKYPLTVDNTGKVIPLSGFDTFPDVGGKILGTRTNLPDVLTT, from the exons ATGGCCAATGAGAAACAAAGTGGTTTAGTTTACCTCCATGGAGATCTTGAACTCCAAATCATTGAGGCACGATACTTGCCCAACATGGACCTTCACTTTGAAAGGATTCGTCGTGTTTTCAACacattaaatttatttgataagcGTTATTCTTCTCCTAAGAGTAGCCATAGGCGTCCACGTAACAATATAATCACTAGTGACCCATACGTAACTGTTTGCCTCGCCGGTGCAACGGTAGCGCGTACCCGTGTTATTTTAAATTCCCAAAATCCTATCTGGAGCGAGCATTTCAAAATTCCATTGGCACATCCAGTCTCTCAAATTGAGTTTTATGTAAAGGACAACGATGTATTCGGAGCAGATCTGATCGGAATCGCAACAGTCTCTGCTGCTAAAATTAAACTGGGGGAGACAATCAACGGATGGTTCCCCATCATTGGCTCACCGAAACCAGATTCTGCTGTTCGGTTGGAAATGAGATTTTTACCTTTTGAAAAGAACCCTCTTTATACTCATGGGATTACGTCAACAGGAGTGGCTAATTGTTATTTTCCAGTGAGGACTGGTGGGCACGTCACTTTGTACCAAGACGCTCACGTGCACAACAACATGCCAGAAATTGAGTTAGAAGACGGAGTTCTGTACCAGCATGAGCGATGCTGGGAAGACATTTGCCATTCGATTTTGGAGGCTCACCACATAGTCTACGTTATTGGTTGGTCGATTTTCCACAAAGTGAAGTTGGTGAGGGAACATTCGCCGAGACTACCCAATGGCGGGGATCTAAGTCTAGGTGATCTGCTAAAGTATAAATCACAAGAAGGTGTCAGGGTACTATTGTTGGTATGGGATGATAGAACTTCCCACAGCAAATTTTTCATTAACACG ACGGGAGTAATGCAAACGCACGATGAAGAAACTCGGAAATTCTTTAGGCGCTCTTCAGTTTCGTGTGTGCTATCGCCCCGTTATGCTAGTAGTAAGCTTAGTATTTTCAAGCAGCAG GTTGTGGGCACTGTCTTTTCGCATCATCAGAAATGTGTAATTGTTGACACACAAGCATCCGGTAACAACAGAAAAATAGCTGCTTTTATTGGAGGACTTGATCTGTGTGAAGGTAGATATGACACACCTGAACATAGACTTTTCAAGGATTTAGACACGGTCTTCCAGGGTGATTACCACAATCCCACATTTTCA GGAGGAACCAAAGCACCTAGGCAACCGTGGCATGATCTTCACTGCAAAATTGAAGGGCCAGCAGCTTACGATATACTCATAAACTTTGAGCAACGTTGGAAAAAAGCTACAAAATGGTCTGAGAttggaaaaaaattcaagaagGTGACTCGTTGGCACGATGATTCTCTGATAAAGTTGGAACGAATCTCGTGGATTTTAGGCCCGTCTGCAGCAGTTTCAACAAATGATACTTTAAGGGTCTCTAAGGACGATGATAAGCAAAACTGGCATGTTCAG GTCTTCAGGTCTATTGACTCAGGATCACTGAAAGGATTTCCTAAGGATGTTCATAAAGCTCACGAACAG AATCTAGTATGTGCTAAGAATCTTGTGATTGAGAAGAGTATACAAACAGCTTACATCCAAGCTATCAGATCTTCACAACACTTTATATACATCGAGAATCAATATTTTATTGGATCATCATTTGTATGGCCAAATTACAAAGAAGCAG GTGCTGATAATCTAATTCCCATAGAACTTGCACTGAAGATTGCCAGCAAGATAAGGGCGAGAGAAAGATTTGCAGTATACATAGTGATTCCAATGTGGCCTGAAGGAGATCCTTCTTCGGCGCCTGTACAAGAAATTCTCTACTGGCAG GGGCAAACAATGCAAATGATGTATGAGATCATAGCACGGGAGATAAAGCACATGAACCTTGAGAATGTTAACCCTCAAGACTATCTCAACTTTTATTGTTTAGGTAACCGTGAGGAGCTGCCATCTGATAAAAATTGTGTATCAAGCAGCGAAGAAATG GTCCCAGCATCTCAAAAATGGCGACGGTTTATGATATATGTACACGCAAAGGGAATGGTAGTCGATGATGAGTATGTGTTATTAGGCTCTGCAAATATCAACCAGAGATCAATGGCAGGATCGCGAGACACAGAGATAGCAATGGGAGCATATCAAAACCACCAAACATGGAGCCACAGGAATAAACAACCTCGTGGCCAGGTTTATGGTTACAGGATGTCATTGTGGGCAGAGCACATGGGAAAGATAGATGATATATTTAAAGAACCTGAAAGCCTAGAATGTGTGAAGAGAGTTAATATGATAAGTGAAGATAACTGGAAGAAATACACAgaaaatagttttgttccttTACGAGGGCATCTACTGAAGTACCCACTCACCGTTGATAACACTGGAAAAGTAATCCCTTTGTCTGGTTTCGATACATTCCCCGACGTTGGAGGTAAAATTCTTGGTACTCGAACCAATCTTCCAGATGTTCTCACAACATAA